The Oxalobacteraceae bacterium OTU3CINTB1 genome includes a window with the following:
- a CDS encoding insulinase family protein: protein MTMSIRRTTIAASVAMSVALLAGNAVQAAEAAKPAAGKPAKSDIAIPDIPYTKFVLKNGLTLLVHEDHKTPVVAVNTWYHVGSKNEKPGKTGFAHLFEHLMFSGSDNLNKTYINTMQQIGATDLNGTTNPDRTNYFQNVPTSMLDYVLFAESDRMGHLLGVLDKKKLDLQRGVVQNEKRQGENQPYGVTRQLLTENTWPAGHPYSWTTIGSMADLDAASMTDVQDWFKTNYGPNNVVLVLAGDITPEQAREKVEKYYGDIPAGPPLAKHKEWIAKRTGTHRGSVEDRVPQGRIYRVWNVPGASTATEPLLDLAAQVLGGGKTSRFYKRLVYKDQLASDASAGNNSSEIAGQFYAVLTARPGADVAKMEAIADEELRALMKSGPTAAELDIAKTAILASYTRIVERVGGFGGKSDLLASCTTYTGNPDCYKEYLAAVKAATPAQVKQAMNAWLADGDYVLEVKPFATNYATTAKLDRSKPPALGKAESLNLPPMQKTTLSNGLKVVLAERHAAPVVNFSMMVDAGYASDSQALPGLASLTTNMLDEGTATRSAAKISEEFESLGANFSVSTNLDGAFVQLNALKATMPKALDVYADVLLRPAFAQNELDRLKKDQLTAIQREKSNPSTMALRVIPSLVYGKGHAYSLPLTGSGTEAAVARIGRDDLVKYHQAWFKPNNATLLVVGDTTLAEITPLLEKAFGGWKAGEAPKKNIAQVAPSDKPVVYLMDKPGALQSVIYGVQLAPPRNSPDAVQLGVVNNIFGGNFGSRINMNLREDKHWSYGVRSSLSPALGQRLYMSTSPVQSDKTKEALQELVREYGDIAGAKPISAAELAEAKSNETLALPGSFETAGQLAGAYSTILQYKLPENYYNTFTDTVLAMTPEQANALAARTIAPGKLVWVVVGDMSKVESGVRELKLGDVRKIDADGNPL from the coding sequence ATGACCATGTCCATCCGCCGTACCACGATCGCGGCGTCCGTCGCCATGTCCGTCGCCCTGCTTGCCGGTAACGCAGTGCAAGCCGCCGAAGCCGCCAAGCCGGCCGCGGGCAAACCGGCCAAGTCCGACATCGCCATACCCGATATTCCGTACACCAAGTTCGTGCTGAAAAACGGCCTGACCCTGCTGGTCCACGAAGACCACAAGACCCCGGTGGTGGCGGTCAACACCTGGTACCACGTCGGCTCCAAGAACGAAAAACCCGGCAAGACCGGCTTCGCCCACCTGTTCGAACACCTGATGTTCAGCGGCAGCGACAATCTCAACAAGACCTACATCAACACCATGCAGCAGATCGGCGCGACCGACCTGAACGGCACCACCAATCCCGACCGCACCAACTACTTCCAGAACGTGCCGACCTCGATGCTGGACTACGTGCTGTTCGCCGAGAGCGACCGCATGGGCCATCTGCTTGGCGTGCTGGACAAGAAAAAACTGGACCTGCAGCGCGGCGTCGTGCAAAACGAAAAGCGCCAGGGCGAGAACCAGCCGTACGGCGTGACGCGCCAGCTGCTGACCGAGAACACCTGGCCGGCCGGCCATCCTTACTCCTGGACGACGATCGGTTCGATGGCCGACCTCGACGCGGCGTCGATGACCGACGTGCAGGACTGGTTCAAGACCAACTACGGCCCCAACAACGTGGTGCTGGTGCTGGCCGGCGACATCACGCCCGAACAGGCACGCGAGAAGGTCGAGAAATACTACGGCGACATTCCGGCCGGCCCGCCGCTGGCCAAGCACAAGGAATGGATCGCCAAGCGCACCGGCACACATCGCGGCTCGGTCGAGGACCGCGTGCCGCAGGGGCGCATTTATCGCGTGTGGAACGTGCCAGGCGCGAGCACCGCGACCGAACCGCTGCTCGACCTGGCCGCGCAGGTGCTCGGCGGCGGCAAGACGTCGCGCTTCTACAAGCGCCTGGTCTACAAGGACCAGCTGGCAAGCGACGCCAGCGCCGGCAACAACAGCTCCGAGATCGCCGGCCAGTTCTATGCCGTGCTGACTGCGCGCCCCGGCGCCGATGTGGCCAAAATGGAAGCGATCGCCGACGAGGAATTGCGCGCGCTGATGAAGTCCGGCCCCACCGCCGCCGAGCTGGACATCGCCAAGACGGCGATCCTGGCGTCCTATACCCGCATCGTCGAGCGTGTCGGCGGCTTCGGCGGCAAGAGCGATTTGCTGGCCAGCTGCACCACCTACACCGGTAATCCGGATTGCTACAAGGAGTACCTGGCGGCGGTCAAGGCAGCCACGCCGGCGCAGGTCAAGCAGGCGATGAACGCGTGGCTGGCTGATGGCGACTACGTGCTGGAAGTCAAACCGTTCGCCACCAACTACGCCACCACCGCCAAGCTGGACCGCAGCAAGCCGCCGGCGCTGGGCAAGGCCGAATCGCTCAACCTGCCGCCGATGCAGAAGACCACGTTGTCCAACGGACTGAAGGTGGTGCTGGCCGAACGCCACGCGGCGCCGGTGGTCAACTTCTCGATGATGGTCGATGCCGGTTACGCGTCGGACTCGCAGGCGTTGCCGGGACTGGCGAGCCTGACCACGAACATGCTCGACGAAGGCACGGCCACCCGCAGCGCGGCGAAGATCAGCGAGGAATTCGAATCGCTGGGCGCCAACTTCTCCGTCAGCACCAATCTCGACGGCGCCTTCGTGCAACTGAACGCGCTCAAGGCGACGATGCCGAAGGCGCTCGACGTGTACGCCGATGTGCTGCTGCGTCCGGCCTTCGCCCAGAACGAGCTGGACCGGTTGAAGAAGGACCAGCTGACCGCGATCCAGCGCGAGAAATCCAATCCGTCGACGATGGCCTTGCGGGTGATTCCGTCGCTGGTGTACGGCAAGGGCCACGCCTATTCTCTGCCGCTGACCGGCAGCGGCACCGAGGCTGCGGTGGCCCGCATCGGCCGCGACGACCTGGTCAAGTATCACCAGGCCTGGTTCAAGCCGAACAACGCGACCTTGCTGGTGGTGGGCGACACCACCCTGGCCGAGATCACGCCGTTGCTGGAAAAAGCCTTCGGCGGCTGGAAGGCAGGCGAGGCGCCGAAGAAAAACATTGCCCAGGTGGCGCCGTCCGACAAGCCGGTGGTCTATCTGATGGACAAGCCGGGCGCGCTGCAAAGCGTGATCTACGGCGTGCAGCTGGCGCCGCCGCGCAATTCGCCGGACGCGGTGCAGCTTGGCGTGGTCAACAACATCTTCGGCGGCAACTTCGGTTCGCGCATCAATATGAATTTGCGCGAGGACAAGCACTGGTCGTACGGCGTGCGTTCCAGCCTGTCGCCGGCGTTGGGCCAGCGTCTGTACATGAGCACGTCGCCGGTGCAAAGCGACAAGACCAAGGAGGCGCTGCAGGAACTGGTGCGCGAATACGGCGACATCGCCGGCGCCAAGCCGATCAGCGCCGCCGAACTGGCTGAAGCCAAGAGCAACGAAACCCTGGCGCTGCCGGGCTCGTTTGAAACGGCGGGCCAGCTGGCCGGCGCCTACAGCACCATCCTGCAGTACAAGCTGCCGGAGAACTACTACAACACCTTCACCGACACGGTGCTGGCGATGACGCCGGAGCAAGCGAACGCGCTGGCCGCGCGCACCATCGCGCCGGGCAAGCTGGTGTGGGTGGTGGTGGGCGACATGAGCAAGGTCGAAAGCGGCGTGCGCGAGTTGAAGCTGGGCGACGTGCGCAAGATCGACGCCGACGGCAATCCATTGTAA
- the rnk gene encoding nucleoside diphosphate kinase regulator, producing MQPKIIVSSLDAERLEILLDALPPAEAAAHEGLLEELGRAEIVAPQDMPAGVVTMNSTVRFQIDAPSEELRLTLVYPRDLANTADAISILTPIGSALLGLSVGDAIDWPRPDGQLVRVRILEVLYQPEQAAELAS from the coding sequence ATGCAACCGAAAATCATCGTCTCATCGCTCGACGCCGAGCGGCTCGAAATCCTGCTCGACGCGCTGCCGCCTGCCGAGGCCGCCGCGCACGAAGGGCTGCTGGAAGAGCTGGGCCGCGCCGAGATCGTCGCGCCGCAGGACATGCCGGCCGGCGTGGTCACCATGAACTCGACCGTGCGGTTCCAGATCGACGCGCCGTCCGAGGAATTGCGCCTGACCCTGGTGTATCCGCGCGACCTGGCCAACACCGCCGACGCGATCTCGATCCTGACGCCGATCGGCAGCGCGCTGCTGGGCCTGTCCGTGGGCGATGCCATCGACTGGCCGCGTCCGGACGGGCAACTGGTGCGGGTGCGCATTCTGGAGGTGCTGTATCAGCCGGAGCAGGCTGCGGAACTTGCGAGCTGA
- a CDS encoding S9 family peptidase has translation MKRYLLSAAVLATMLPVHAQSPAPSSAPAPDVPLIERAKIFGNPSKTGGRLSPDGKWLSWMAPRDGVLNVWVAPAADPSKARALTEEKTRPIRTAIWSPDSKQLLFIQDKGGDENFLLYGVDVVSGKQTSLTPFEKTRVRPIAYSNKVKDRLLIGLNNRDARWHDVYSLEPATGKLTLVLQNDGYAGFIADEQLNLRVAEKARPDGGTTYFRLKDGKPDGEPLADVGLEDSQTTAPLTFTADGKTLYWTDSRGRNTSALVAQDVATGKTTIIAQDARADISSALYDPKTGVAQAYNVDYLKQEYLALTPALKADLEFLKKNIKGQFTVGSRTESDDKWLVSADSVTAPPATWLYERKAKRLTKLYVTRPELEGAPLAQMYPHEIKSRDGLTLVSYLTLPKSANADDAGKPGKPAPMVLLVHGGPWGRDGYGYNGYHQWLANRGYAVLSVNFRGSTGFGKNFISAGDLQWGRKMQDDLIDAVDWAVKRGVTTADKVAIMGGSYGGYATLAGLAFTPTTFACGVDIVGPSNLFTLLKTIPPYWEAGKQQFYKRMGDPTTEDGKALLKERSPLNFAGDIQRPLLIGQGANDPRVNIAESDQIVEAMAAKNIPVTYVVFPDEGHGFARPVNNIAFNAVTENFLAKCLSGRAEPIGKALKTSTAQVKHGAEFAPGLKEALE, from the coding sequence ATGAAGCGCTACCTGTTGTCCGCCGCCGTGCTCGCCACCATGCTGCCGGTCCACGCCCAGTCCCCGGCGCCATCCTCCGCCCCCGCGCCGGACGTGCCGCTGATCGAGCGCGCCAAGATCTTCGGCAATCCCAGCAAGACCGGCGGGCGCCTCAGCCCGGACGGCAAGTGGCTGTCATGGATGGCGCCGCGCGACGGCGTGCTCAACGTCTGGGTGGCGCCGGCCGCCGACCCGTCCAAGGCCCGCGCGCTGACCGAGGAAAAAACGCGGCCGATCCGTACCGCCATCTGGTCGCCCGATTCCAAGCAGTTGCTGTTCATCCAGGACAAGGGCGGCGACGAGAACTTCCTGCTGTACGGCGTCGACGTCGTCAGCGGCAAGCAAACTAGCCTCACGCCGTTCGAGAAGACCCGCGTGCGGCCTATCGCCTACAGCAACAAGGTCAAGGACCGCTTGCTGATCGGCCTGAACAACCGCGACGCGCGCTGGCACGACGTCTACAGCCTGGAACCGGCCACCGGCAAACTGACCTTGGTGCTGCAAAACGACGGCTACGCCGGCTTCATCGCCGACGAGCAATTGAACCTGCGCGTGGCCGAGAAAGCGCGTCCCGACGGCGGCACCACCTATTTCCGCCTCAAGGATGGCAAGCCCGACGGCGAGCCGCTGGCCGACGTGGGCCTGGAGGACTCGCAGACCACCGCGCCGCTGACCTTCACCGCCGACGGCAAGACCTTGTACTGGACCGATTCGCGCGGCCGCAACACCTCGGCGCTGGTGGCGCAGGACGTCGCCACCGGCAAGACCACCATCATCGCGCAGGATGCGCGGGCAGATATCTCCAGCGCGCTGTACGATCCAAAAACCGGCGTGGCGCAGGCCTACAACGTCGACTATCTGAAGCAGGAATACCTGGCGCTGACACCCGCCCTCAAGGCCGATCTCGAGTTCCTGAAGAAGAACATCAAAGGCCAGTTCACGGTCGGTTCGCGCACCGAGTCCGACGACAAATGGCTGGTCTCCGCCGATTCCGTCACGGCGCCGCCGGCCACCTGGCTGTACGAACGCAAAGCCAAGCGCCTGACCAAGCTGTACGTGACCCGTCCGGAGCTGGAAGGCGCGCCGCTGGCGCAAATGTATCCGCACGAGATCAAGTCGCGCGACGGCCTGACCCTGGTGTCCTACCTGACCTTGCCGAAATCGGCCAACGCCGACGACGCGGGCAAGCCCGGCAAGCCGGCGCCGATGGTGCTGCTGGTGCACGGCGGCCCTTGGGGGCGCGATGGTTACGGCTACAACGGCTACCATCAATGGCTGGCCAACCGCGGCTACGCGGTGCTGTCGGTGAATTTCCGCGGCTCGACCGGCTTCGGCAAGAACTTCATTTCGGCCGGCGACCTGCAATGGGGCCGCAAGATGCAGGACGACCTGATCGACGCGGTCGACTGGGCGGTCAAGCGCGGCGTCACCACCGCCGACAAGGTCGCCATCATGGGCGGCTCCTACGGCGGCTACGCCACCCTGGCCGGATTGGCGTTCACACCCACTACGTTCGCCTGCGGCGTCGACATCGTCGGCCCGTCCAACCTGTTCACCTTGCTCAAGACGATCCCGCCGTACTGGGAGGCGGGCAAGCAGCAATTCTACAAGCGCATGGGCGACCCGACCACCGAGGACGGCAAGGCGCTGCTGAAGGAACGCTCGCCGCTCAACTTCGCCGGCGACATCCAGCGGCCGTTGCTGATCGGCCAGGGCGCCAACGATCCGCGCGTCAACATCGCCGAGTCGGATCAGATCGTCGAAGCGATGGCGGCCAAGAACATCCCGGTTACCTACGTGGTGTTCCCGGATGAGGGCCACGGCTTCGCGCGGCCGGTCAACAACATCGCCTTCAACGCGGTGACCGAGAACTTCCTGGCCAAGTGCCTGAGCGGGCGCGCCGAGCCGATCGGCAAGGCGCTCAAGACGTCGACCGCGCAGGTCAAGCATGGCGCGGAGTTCGCGCCGGGGTTGAAGGAGGCGCTGGAGTAA
- a CDS encoding RES family NAD+ phosphorylase, giving the protein MTRADVALWRIAKHTADYAATDLSGGGARACGGRWNGKGVPMVYAATTIALATLETLAHLGENIAIRNAFLVRIDVPAQVWKSRQTITAGELPPTWLAEPPGSTSIDAGNAWLASRACALLLVPSVIVPEEYNVLINPLHPLANKLTASVVRQYVYDPRL; this is encoded by the coding sequence ATGACGCGCGCGGATGTGGCGCTGTGGCGGATAGCAAAACATACCGCCGACTACGCCGCCACCGACCTCAGCGGAGGCGGCGCCAGGGCCTGCGGCGGACGCTGGAACGGCAAGGGCGTCCCGATGGTCTACGCCGCCACGACCATTGCCCTCGCCACGCTTGAGACGCTGGCCCATTTGGGCGAAAACATCGCCATCCGCAACGCCTTTTTGGTCCGCATCGATGTGCCGGCGCAGGTGTGGAAATCGCGCCAGACCATCACGGCCGGCGAACTGCCCCCGACCTGGCTGGCAGAGCCGCCCGGCTCCACCTCCATCGACGCAGGCAACGCCTGGCTGGCCAGCCGCGCTTGCGCGCTGCTACTGGTCCCCTCGGTCATCGTCCCCGAGGAATACAACGTCCTGATCAACCCTTTGCATCCGCTGGCGAACAAGCTGACCGCCTCCGTCGTGCGGCAGTACGTCTACGATCCAAGGCTGTAA
- a CDS encoding DUF2384 domain-containing protein translates to MTSSAKKPAPEPASKLPVRLARQAAPLAAYVSNEESVFQADVFRGDASELIKKMRAGTPARVIPDMAARLGLSQDRLFDTLKLPKSTMKARISEDALLSSAEQDRIYRAEKVWARALGVLEDEQSAKRWIVQENRSLGGEAPLSLLDTEAGYELVLDTLGRIEYGIVS, encoded by the coding sequence ATGACCTCCTCCGCAAAAAAACCGGCCCCCGAGCCGGCCTCCAAGTTGCCCGTCAGGCTTGCACGGCAAGCCGCCCCGTTAGCGGCATACGTTTCAAACGAGGAATCCGTCTTCCAAGCCGACGTTTTCCGCGGCGACGCCTCTGAACTCATCAAAAAAATGCGTGCCGGCACACCCGCCCGGGTCATCCCGGACATGGCTGCCCGCCTCGGCCTGAGTCAGGACCGGCTTTTCGACACCCTGAAGCTTCCCAAAAGCACCATGAAGGCGCGCATCAGCGAAGACGCCCTGCTGTCCTCCGCCGAGCAGGATCGCATCTACCGCGCGGAAAAAGTCTGGGCGCGCGCGCTCGGCGTGCTCGAGGACGAGCAGTCGGCCAAACGCTGGATCGTCCAGGAAAACAGGTCGCTCGGCGGTGAAGCGCCACTTTCGCTGCTGGACACCGAAGCCGGCTATGAACTGGTGCTCGATACCCTGGGCCGCATCGAATACGGGATCGTCTCGTAA